One part of the Bdellovibrio sp. KM01 genome encodes these proteins:
- a CDS encoding DUF2945 domain-containing protein produces the protein MAAFKKNENVQWKYLGRPIHGKVEEVFFESITKTIKGKKITRNGSKEKPAYLVKSEAGNIALKLETELEKGQKSSAKTPRMFAKD, from the coding sequence ATGGCTGCATTTAAAAAGAATGAAAATGTTCAGTGGAAATACCTTGGTAGACCTATTCATGGAAAGGTCGAAGAGGTATTTTTTGAGTCGATTACGAAAACTATTAAGGGTAAGAAAATCACTCGGAATGGTTCTAAAGAAAAGCCGGCGTATCTGGTAAAATCAGAGGCCGGCAACATTGCGCTGAAGCTTGAAACAGAACTTGAAAAGGGCCAGAAATCCTCAGCAAAAACTCCAAGAATGTTCGCAAAAGACTAA
- a CDS encoding SPFH domain-containing protein, whose protein sequence is MKTGSVLLLACSISSLISCTRIETGEVGVRIGFDKQISSGELLPGSFNQTIVGSVLTFPVKDVSVRVEDMTPLAKDNSTMKDFDAMVVYSINPQAVSELYVKKNRSFHAEHDGDIYLMYNYVHQAARNAIYKSARKYDALDMNDNRQAIESEVKDLIIHTLAEEKLDTSITVSQVLVRVILPADSVVASANELVRAKNEYKQKEVEVQTAKKEAERIAALNSNKGAIEYMAAMANMKIAEAIANGRVNTIVVPSDFKGMVNIK, encoded by the coding sequence GTGAAAACCGGCAGTGTTTTACTTTTAGCATGTTCTATTTCGTCTTTGATCAGCTGTACACGTATTGAAACTGGTGAAGTGGGAGTTCGAATTGGATTCGACAAACAAATCAGCTCCGGTGAATTGCTTCCAGGCTCCTTTAATCAAACAATTGTCGGCAGCGTTCTGACTTTCCCGGTGAAAGATGTCAGCGTTCGTGTTGAAGACATGACTCCGCTTGCAAAAGATAACAGTACTATGAAGGATTTTGATGCGATGGTTGTTTACAGCATCAATCCCCAAGCGGTGAGTGAGCTGTATGTGAAAAAGAACAGATCTTTCCATGCCGAACACGATGGCGACATTTACTTGATGTATAACTATGTTCATCAGGCAGCAAGAAACGCGATTTATAAGTCTGCACGCAAATATGATGCCCTGGATATGAATGACAATCGCCAGGCGATTGAATCCGAAGTAAAAGATCTTATCATTCACACGTTGGCTGAAGAAAAACTTGATACGTCAATTACCGTAAGCCAAGTTCTGGTGCGTGTGATTCTGCCTGCAGATTCTGTTGTTGCATCAGCGAATGAACTGGTTCGCGCGAAGAATGAATACAAGCAAAAAGAAGTCGAAGTTCAAACCGCTAAGAAAGAGGCTGAGCGTATTGCGGCCCTTAACTCTAACAAAGGTGCCATTGAATATATGGCTGCGATGGCAAATATGAAAATCGCGGAAGCAATTGCAAATGGCAGAGTAAACACCATCGTCGTTCCGTCAGACTTCAAGGGAATGGTTAATATCAAATAG
- a CDS encoding DUF6151 family protein, whose product MQVAFECDCGNVKGTVESKRLKGYRAVCLCDDCQAYAHYLKRADTLDANGGTDIIPVMPSHLKIHEGMDKMKSVRLYRSGMFRYFADCCKTPIGNAMSSPKMPYIGMAERIFEKKSSAEKVNEIFGPIRERMQAQFAIGTLPPLAQKRVSFPFMARVVKFILTAKITGAGSPSPFFTSEGTPTLEPYVLTKEERESLRPLCGTLRTDI is encoded by the coding sequence ATGCAAGTGGCTTTCGAATGTGATTGCGGAAATGTTAAAGGCACTGTGGAATCCAAACGCCTTAAAGGCTATCGTGCGGTTTGCCTTTGTGATGACTGCCAGGCTTATGCCCACTATTTGAAGCGTGCTGATACTTTAGATGCCAATGGCGGGACGGATATTATTCCGGTGATGCCATCGCATCTTAAGATTCATGAAGGTATGGATAAAATGAAGTCCGTGCGCCTGTACCGATCAGGAATGTTCCGCTATTTCGCGGATTGCTGTAAAACTCCCATTGGCAATGCGATGAGCTCGCCGAAAATGCCTTACATCGGTATGGCTGAGCGTATCTTTGAAAAGAAAAGTTCTGCAGAGAAAGTAAACGAGATCTTTGGGCCCATTCGCGAACGAATGCAGGCACAATTCGCAATCGGAACTTTGCCACCACTTGCCCAAAAAAGAGTTTCATTTCCGTTCATGGCCCGAGTCGTGAAATTCATCCTGACGGCCAAAATCACAGGCGCAGGCTCGCCGTCCCCATTCTTTACTTCAGAAGGCACACCTACGCTGGAACCTTATGTTCTAACGAAAGAAGAGCGCGAATCACTGCGCCCGTTATGTGGAACTTTACGTACTGATATTTAA
- the pbpC gene encoding penicillin-binding protein 1C — translation MQTGKLLNKRHYKILSGVSIGVAAIVVAAAWMSIPVPLFQTVASNYQPSDLLVVDRNGYPLESIRKGKNKRSLEWVKWSEVSPSFKELLIQTEDKRFYSHLGIDFLALGKSGWDKIIGGSNRGASTITMQLVGVLTQESTGHRRNIPEKIQQITRAVKMEMTWSKEQILEAYVNLAPLRGELRGLRSASLGYFNKNPSGLNREEAALLVALLRSPNSSADLVSKRTCKILGIAECNDLHSKTSQLLKSPYKLTRERDILPVLASSFTKSRSNTTIQTSLDYGIQDLAIKSLREQIRALKNQNVNDGAVLVIETSTGNVVAYAANAGAGIASAAQIDGIQMRRQAGSTIKPFVYATAFDWNYLHPNSLLDDSPADIPVSQGRVYNPRNYDKTFRGLVSVGDALGSSMNVPAVRALQLVGEPKVLDKLRSAGFEKLQEDEYYGPSMALGTIDVTLWELTQGYRKFAIDDSPFSKESRKSIFNILASPEYRRFTFGMDSLLTLPFAAAVKTGTSKDMRDNWCIGWTPQYVVGVWIGNFNGEPMWNVSGMSGAAPIWRSIMLALHTNPTAVPIQYEPPVEALPIKTITKIRYPAKDMLVGFDPDIPKQKQKLPIEIENPQKGHQVFINNRLLNTAQETTMWPLQRGKFRVELKNASGERIDSVKFEVR, via the coding sequence TTGCAAACTGGCAAGTTGCTGAATAAACGGCACTATAAAATTTTATCTGGTGTTTCAATCGGTGTCGCCGCGATCGTGGTCGCAGCGGCCTGGATGAGTATTCCCGTGCCACTCTTTCAAACGGTGGCATCAAATTATCAACCTTCTGATTTACTGGTAGTGGATCGCAATGGTTATCCTTTGGAATCCATTCGCAAAGGAAAAAACAAACGAAGCTTGGAGTGGGTCAAGTGGTCGGAAGTCTCCCCCTCTTTCAAAGAACTTCTTATTCAGACAGAAGATAAAAGATTCTATTCACATCTGGGTATCGACTTCTTAGCCCTGGGAAAATCAGGGTGGGATAAAATCATCGGCGGATCAAATCGCGGGGCCAGCACCATCACCATGCAACTAGTTGGTGTTCTAACCCAGGAATCGACAGGTCACCGTCGCAACATTCCTGAAAAGATCCAGCAAATCACTCGTGCCGTTAAAATGGAAATGACGTGGTCTAAAGAACAAATTCTTGAGGCCTATGTGAACCTAGCCCCTTTGCGCGGCGAGCTCCGTGGCTTACGCTCTGCAAGCTTAGGTTATTTCAATAAAAATCCATCAGGTCTAAACAGAGAAGAAGCAGCCTTGCTGGTTGCTCTATTGCGCTCACCAAATTCTTCAGCAGACCTGGTTAGCAAACGCACTTGTAAGATCTTAGGAATAGCTGAATGCAATGACCTTCACAGCAAAACAAGCCAGCTCTTGAAATCTCCTTACAAACTCACTCGGGAACGCGATATCCTTCCCGTGCTGGCATCTTCATTTACCAAATCACGATCAAACACAACGATTCAAACATCCTTGGATTATGGCATTCAGGATCTCGCCATCAAAAGTCTACGCGAACAAATCCGTGCCTTAAAAAATCAGAACGTCAACGATGGCGCCGTACTGGTGATTGAAACGAGTACTGGAAATGTCGTAGCATACGCCGCAAATGCGGGAGCTGGTATTGCTTCAGCGGCACAAATTGACGGAATCCAAATGCGCAGGCAAGCGGGATCAACAATAAAACCTTTTGTCTACGCAACTGCGTTTGACTGGAACTATCTGCACCCGAACTCCCTCTTGGACGACTCCCCTGCTGATATTCCTGTATCTCAAGGACGCGTTTATAACCCAAGAAACTACGATAAAACATTTCGTGGTCTGGTCAGCGTCGGCGATGCTTTGGGTTCAAGTATGAATGTCCCAGCAGTTCGAGCCCTGCAACTGGTTGGAGAACCAAAAGTTTTAGATAAGTTGCGATCTGCTGGATTCGAAAAACTTCAAGAGGACGAATATTATGGTCCAAGCATGGCCCTTGGCACAATTGATGTTACATTATGGGAGCTGACTCAAGGTTACAGAAAATTTGCAATCGACGACTCTCCCTTTTCCAAAGAATCGCGCAAAAGTATTTTTAATATCCTCGCTTCACCAGAATACCGTCGCTTTACTTTCGGAATGGACAGCCTTCTTACTTTGCCATTCGCCGCAGCGGTAAAAACTGGAACCAGCAAAGACATGAGAGATAATTGGTGCATTGGGTGGACACCTCAATATGTCGTTGGAGTTTGGATTGGAAACTTTAACGGAGAGCCGATGTGGAACGTTAGCGGGATGAGTGGTGCCGCTCCGATTTGGAGATCTATCATGTTAGCACTTCACACAAATCCAACAGCAGTTCCTATTCAATATGAACCGCCCGTTGAAGCGCTGCCGATCAAAACAATCACAAAAATTCGCTACCCCGCTAAGGATATGTTAGTGGGTTTCGATCCCGATATACCTAAGCAGAAACAGAAACTTCCAATTGAAATTGAGAATCCGCAAAAAGGACATCAAGTTTTCATTAACAATCGTCTGCTGAATACGGCTCAAGAAACCACAATGTGGCCTTTACAGCGTGGAAAATTCCGTGTTGAACTTAAAAATGCATCTGGGGAACGTATCGATTCAGTGAAGTTTGAAGTGCGTTAG
- the wecB gene encoding non-hydrolyzing UDP-N-acetylglucosamine 2-epimerase has product MKTLLFVFGTRPEAIKCAPVILKAHKDPRFKVLVCSTGQHREMIRPLFDFFGIKPDFDLDLMRPGQTLIDISMGVMSGLNKILNENKIDAVVVQGDTTSGFIGSLVAFYNKVSVVHIEAGLRSGDIYSPFPEEFNRKGTALVSKVHLAPTETAKENLLHEHYPAEDIFVTGNTGIDALFEVKRKIAATPQLQTEVAGKYSFLNPKRKMILVTVHRRESFGEPMEEVMKGLLELSRREDLELMIPLHMNPQVRASAKKIFGDNAQWIDKGETLNPANKIWLCEPVDYVPFIYLMDKAHMIITDSGGVQEEAPSLGKPILVAREKTERPEAIAAGTSKLIPLEQAKFFKMASEVLDTPEIFNRMSQAKNPFGDGKASEKILDILDTKL; this is encoded by the coding sequence ATGAAAACTCTGCTTTTTGTATTCGGTACTCGTCCTGAAGCCATAAAATGTGCCCCTGTTATTTTAAAAGCCCATAAAGATCCGCGCTTTAAAGTTCTTGTCTGTTCAACAGGTCAGCATCGCGAAATGATTCGTCCATTGTTTGATTTCTTTGGCATCAAGCCTGATTTCGACTTGGATCTTATGCGCCCCGGACAAACTTTGATTGATATCTCCATGGGAGTGATGTCGGGTTTAAACAAGATTCTCAACGAAAACAAAATCGATGCAGTGGTTGTTCAAGGTGATACGACCAGTGGCTTTATTGGAAGCCTTGTTGCTTTCTATAACAAAGTCTCTGTCGTTCACATCGAAGCTGGTCTTCGCTCGGGAGATATCTACTCCCCATTCCCTGAAGAATTTAATCGCAAAGGCACAGCCTTGGTTTCCAAGGTGCACTTAGCACCAACTGAAACCGCTAAAGAAAACCTTTTGCACGAGCACTACCCGGCTGAAGATATTTTCGTAACAGGTAACACCGGCATCGATGCTCTTTTTGAAGTGAAAAGAAAAATCGCGGCAACTCCGCAACTTCAAACAGAAGTGGCTGGAAAATATTCTTTCCTGAATCCAAAACGCAAAATGATTTTGGTAACAGTTCATCGCCGTGAATCCTTTGGTGAGCCCATGGAAGAAGTGATGAAGGGATTGCTCGAACTTTCTCGTCGCGAAGACTTGGAATTGATGATTCCACTTCATATGAATCCTCAAGTTCGTGCCTCTGCTAAAAAGATTTTTGGCGACAATGCTCAGTGGATCGATAAGGGTGAAACTTTAAATCCAGCCAACAAAATCTGGCTGTGTGAGCCCGTCGACTATGTGCCATTTATCTATTTGATGGATAAAGCCCACATGATCATTACTGATTCTGGCGGTGTTCAAGAGGAAGCTCCTTCCCTGGGTAAGCCTATATTAGTTGCCAGAGAAAAAACTGAGCGTCCCGAAGCAATTGCCGCTGGAACCTCTAAACTAATCCCACTTGAGCAGGCCAAATTCTTCAAAATGGCTAGCGAAGTATTGGACACTCCTGAAATTTTTAACCGTATGTCACAGGCTAAAAATCCTTTTGGCGACGGTAAAGCATCTGAGAAAATCTTAGATATTCTGGACACCAAACTTTAA
- the katG gene encoding catalase/peroxidase HPI, whose product MSEPRSESENPVIPSPKPKTAMRPRSNRDWWPNQLDLSVLNKNSPQMNPMDDSFSYKEEFKKLDVEALKQDIFKLMTSSQDWWPADFGHYGPLFIRMSWHAAGTYRIEDGRGGGGDGAQRFAPLNSWPDNANLDKARRLLWPIKKKYGRKVSWADLLVFAGNCALESMGFKTFGFAFGREDVWEPEEVFWGPEDTWLGDERYSGDRQLAGALGAVQMGLIYVNPEGPNGKPDPKSSARDIRETFARMAMNDEETVALIAGGHTFGKTHGAARADEHVGKEPEGCPMHALGLGWKNSFRSGKGGDAITSGLEGTWTSQPTQWSHGFFENLHKFDWELAKSPAGAHQWRPKDSAGKDLVPDAHDSSKRHQPTMLTTDLALLADPVYAKISKRYLENPKEFADAFAKAWYKLLHRDMGPITRYWGPWVPPAQLWQDPVPAADFKFIDEKDIKALKEKILASGLSNSRLIATAWSAASSFRGTDMRGGANGARIRLSPQKNWEVNEPAELGKALQVLEKVQTEFNKSLSGGKQVSLADVIVLGGCAAIENAAKKAGHDVTVPFSPGRTDASQEQTDVHSFAVLEPRADGFRNYIHTKIKLSPETLLLDRANLLNLTAPEMTVLVGGLRVLDVNHEYSKHGVLTDRPGTLTNDFFTNLLDMETEWDVSSQQGLYEGKSKKNGNIKWTATAADLVFGHHSQLRAYAEVYACDDGKDKFVRDFVKAWDKVMNLDRYDLRN is encoded by the coding sequence ATGTCAGAACCGCGCAGTGAAAGTGAAAATCCCGTCATTCCATCGCCAAAACCGAAAACTGCGATGCGCCCTCGATCGAATCGCGATTGGTGGCCCAATCAATTAGATCTTTCTGTTTTAAACAAAAATTCTCCACAAATGAATCCGATGGATGATTCTTTCAGCTATAAAGAGGAATTCAAAAAATTAGATGTTGAAGCATTGAAGCAAGATATTTTCAAATTGATGACGAGCTCTCAGGATTGGTGGCCTGCGGACTTTGGTCATTATGGTCCTTTGTTCATTCGTATGAGCTGGCATGCAGCTGGAACATATCGAATTGAAGATGGTCGTGGCGGCGGTGGTGACGGTGCTCAGCGATTTGCGCCACTGAACAGCTGGCCTGACAATGCGAACCTAGATAAAGCCCGTCGTCTGCTTTGGCCCATTAAAAAGAAATACGGTCGTAAAGTTTCCTGGGCCGATCTTTTGGTATTTGCCGGTAACTGTGCTTTGGAATCCATGGGCTTTAAAACTTTTGGTTTTGCCTTTGGTCGCGAAGATGTGTGGGAACCAGAGGAGGTCTTCTGGGGGCCAGAGGATACGTGGTTAGGGGATGAACGCTACAGCGGAGATCGGCAATTGGCTGGCGCACTAGGGGCCGTACAAATGGGTTTGATCTATGTGAATCCCGAAGGTCCGAATGGTAAACCAGATCCAAAATCATCAGCGCGAGACATTCGTGAAACCTTCGCACGTATGGCGATGAACGATGAAGAAACCGTTGCACTGATTGCCGGAGGGCACACGTTTGGAAAAACTCACGGAGCAGCGAGAGCGGACGAACATGTCGGTAAAGAACCGGAAGGTTGTCCGATGCATGCCTTGGGACTTGGCTGGAAGAATTCATTTAGATCAGGAAAAGGTGGGGATGCCATTACGAGTGGCCTAGAAGGTACTTGGACAAGTCAGCCGACGCAGTGGAGTCACGGATTTTTTGAAAACTTACATAAATTTGATTGGGAGCTTGCGAAGAGTCCAGCCGGCGCGCACCAGTGGAGACCAAAGGATTCTGCCGGTAAAGATCTGGTTCCAGATGCTCACGATTCTTCCAAGCGCCATCAACCAACGATGCTGACTACTGATTTGGCTCTGCTGGCAGACCCCGTTTACGCGAAGATTTCAAAACGCTATCTGGAAAACCCCAAAGAGTTTGCCGATGCCTTTGCCAAGGCTTGGTACAAACTTTTACATCGCGATATGGGGCCGATTACAAGATACTGGGGGCCTTGGGTGCCACCTGCACAGTTGTGGCAAGATCCTGTTCCTGCGGCGGACTTTAAATTTATTGATGAAAAAGACATCAAAGCGCTAAAAGAAAAAATCCTGGCTTCGGGTCTTAGCAACTCCCGTTTAATCGCGACCGCTTGGTCTGCAGCATCTTCATTCCGTGGTACTGATATGCGCGGCGGAGCAAACGGTGCACGCATTCGTCTGTCACCTCAGAAAAACTGGGAGGTAAATGAACCGGCAGAGTTAGGCAAAGCTTTGCAGGTGCTTGAAAAAGTTCAGACGGAATTTAACAAATCCCTGAGCGGTGGTAAGCAAGTGTCCTTAGCTGACGTTATCGTTTTAGGTGGATGCGCTGCAATCGAAAATGCGGCTAAGAAAGCCGGGCACGATGTAACTGTGCCGTTTTCTCCGGGGCGCACAGATGCCTCTCAGGAACAGACAGATGTACATTCATTCGCGGTGTTGGAGCCAAGAGCAGACGGATTCCGCAACTACATCCACACAAAAATCAAACTTTCGCCTGAAACACTGTTATTGGATCGGGCGAACCTGCTAAATCTGACGGCACCAGAGATGACGGTGCTGGTTGGCGGTTTACGAGTATTAGATGTAAATCATGAATACTCTAAGCATGGTGTCCTGACCGACAGACCCGGAACCTTAACGAATGACTTTTTCACAAATCTTTTGGATATGGAAACTGAATGGGATGTTTCCTCCCAACAAGGGTTGTATGAAGGAAAATCAAAAAAGAATGGAAATATAAAATGGACTGCCACAGCTGCGGATTTAGTCTTTGGACATCACTCGCAGCTACGAGCCTACGCTGAAGTCTATGCATGCGATGATGGAAAAGACAAATTTGTACGTGATTTTGTCAAAGCATGGGATAAAGTGATGAATCTGGATCGCTATGATTTAAGGAACTAA
- a CDS encoding DUF2334 domain-containing protein, with the protein MRQLLAIFSLLLVMSATTAANAASCVNIYYDRSPDATYWMGKTYATFLQNLMGHFPEYQQVVSTVESYKKGDIDKCAATIYIGSYFDNAVPADFLKDFTETKTNVAWLGYNTWKLGKDFDNIFGYSYEKISSLDRQNLDFKARPSFFKNILYKGEKFFKYGDFSQTQNGQFLAEFEQSLFKPVAPEKSQVLAKAQQNVTGEEAPYILRAGNHFYVADVPFSFMHEADRYLVFADVLFDILNAKPRHNDKYAFLRIEDVHALVPLSWLYITNKVLKEEQVPLNISIIPIFYDPLYQYTNNPTEQLLSMDRVPAFMNYIQDSKAQGANFIWHGVTHQYKNQFNPHSGTSGDDFEFFDVANNGPIAEDSVGYVMDKLEDGFSVLQKAGITPKIWLTPHYQASTLDNIIFANVFSWNVGRVIYYNFKAQGLTPSADPALWLETKAANGKQLRDQFFKDLKVTTGSKNWSGQFFPYEIFGDVHGQRVIPENLGNSQPFQNDHVTNPRSKEDIVADAKRNLVLRDAWASFFYHPFLFTTYEDGGRGSYPGDASELRFILQELKKMGYKFIDINDFTNKNTKFKRPEPIYKDVQ; encoded by the coding sequence ATGAGACAATTATTAGCGATTTTTAGTCTATTACTTGTCATGAGCGCAACAACTGCAGCCAATGCGGCTTCTTGCGTGAATATCTATTATGATCGTTCACCTGATGCGACATACTGGATGGGCAAAACTTATGCGACTTTCTTGCAAAACCTTATGGGTCACTTCCCAGAGTATCAGCAAGTCGTGTCAACGGTAGAGTCTTATAAAAAAGGCGATATCGATAAGTGCGCGGCAACGATCTATATCGGATCATATTTCGATAATGCTGTTCCTGCGGATTTCCTAAAAGATTTCACTGAGACCAAAACCAATGTCGCTTGGCTTGGTTACAACACGTGGAAGCTTGGCAAAGACTTCGATAACATCTTTGGTTACAGCTATGAAAAAATCAGCTCCCTAGATCGCCAAAATCTTGATTTCAAAGCCCGTCCAAGTTTCTTTAAGAACATCCTGTATAAAGGCGAAAAGTTCTTTAAGTATGGCGACTTCAGCCAAACACAAAACGGTCAGTTTCTGGCAGAGTTCGAACAGTCTTTGTTTAAACCTGTGGCTCCAGAAAAATCTCAAGTTCTGGCAAAAGCCCAACAAAACGTAACCGGCGAAGAAGCACCGTACATTTTGCGCGCAGGAAATCACTTTTATGTGGCGGACGTTCCATTCAGCTTTATGCACGAAGCAGATCGTTACCTGGTATTTGCTGACGTTCTGTTTGATATCTTGAATGCTAAGCCTCGTCACAACGACAAGTATGCTTTCTTGCGTATTGAAGACGTGCACGCCTTGGTCCCATTAAGCTGGTTGTACATCACGAACAAAGTTCTTAAAGAAGAACAAGTTCCGCTTAACATCTCGATCATCCCGATCTTCTATGATCCCTTGTACCAGTACACGAACAACCCTACTGAGCAGTTGTTATCCATGGACCGCGTTCCGGCGTTTATGAACTACATCCAGGATTCCAAAGCTCAAGGTGCAAACTTCATCTGGCACGGTGTTACTCACCAATACAAAAACCAATTCAATCCTCACTCTGGAACGTCCGGGGATGACTTTGAATTCTTTGATGTCGCAAATAATGGCCCGATCGCTGAAGACAGCGTGGGTTACGTGATGGATAAACTTGAGGACGGATTCTCGGTTCTTCAGAAAGCCGGCATCACACCTAAAATCTGGTTAACGCCGCACTATCAAGCGAGCACTTTGGACAATATCATTTTCGCCAATGTGTTTTCTTGGAACGTGGGCCGCGTGATCTATTACAACTTTAAAGCTCAAGGCTTAACTCCATCTGCGGATCCAGCGTTATGGCTTGAAACTAAAGCTGCTAACGGCAAGCAATTGCGCGATCAATTCTTTAAGGATTTGAAAGTGACAACGGGTTCTAAAAACTGGAGTGGTCAGTTTTTCCCATACGAAATTTTCGGAGACGTTCACGGTCAACGTGTTATCCCTGAAAACTTGGGTAACTCGCAACCATTCCAAAATGACCACGTAACAAACCCTCGTAGCAAAGAAGACATCGTAGCTGATGCGAAAAGAAATCTGGTATTGCGTGATGCTTGGGCTTCTTTCTTTTATCACCCGTTCCTGTTCACGACTTACGAAGATGGTGGACGTGGTTCCTACCCAGGCGATGCAAGTGAACTTCGTTTCATTTTGCAGGAGCTAAAAAAGATGGGCTACAAGTTCATCGATATTAATGATTTTACGAATAAGAATACAAAATTTAAAAGACCTGAACCAATTTATAAGGATGTCCAGTAA
- a CDS encoding glycosyltransferase, which produces MLFDTLFILLAFAVVIGALVFTLDDLFIDLYALIFRMKPKVVTSDFITKIKQAPEKHFAILIANWKEAEVIAPMIRGNLRGLQYNNYTFFLGVYPNDTATWEAAKKLEDLFPHKVVVIVNTQPGPTSKGQMLNEMARQIIDSEIATGRKIDLFLMQDSEDVLHPHSLSLMNHYSSQADFVQIPVFSFDVPAASLVGGVYIDEFSESHTKDLLVRERMGAAIPSAGVGTCIGKNLMLKLQDAQQGQFLKEDTLTEDYHLGMMTKQLGFKSKFACVQYEKENGKKEFIATREYFPHLMQASMRQKSRWTLGIAFQGMDNLSWNGTFVDKYFMWRDRRGPLNSVLIVFSALLLVMFASARSTGHLPEILQTNLFQALLLLNLLNMSVRVVQRMKAVSRTNARMHIALVPVRWLLANVINIGATVKAYRQYKESIRTGKRPAWIKTEHRMPEHFGKEIEVQST; this is translated from the coding sequence ATGTTGTTTGATACTCTATTTATCCTTTTAGCATTCGCCGTCGTCATTGGTGCTTTGGTCTTCACATTGGATGACCTATTCATCGACCTTTACGCCTTGATCTTTAGAATGAAACCAAAAGTTGTCACTTCTGATTTCATCACTAAGATCAAACAAGCTCCGGAAAAACATTTCGCTATTTTGATCGCAAACTGGAAAGAAGCGGAAGTCATCGCTCCGATGATTCGCGGAAACCTGCGCGGTCTTCAATACAACAACTACACTTTCTTCCTGGGTGTTTACCCTAATGACACTGCCACATGGGAAGCCGCTAAAAAGCTTGAGGACCTGTTCCCGCACAAAGTCGTTGTGATCGTGAACACGCAACCCGGTCCAACTTCCAAAGGCCAGATGCTAAACGAAATGGCTCGCCAGATTATTGATTCCGAAATCGCTACAGGGCGCAAAATCGATTTGTTCCTGATGCAGGACTCTGAAGACGTGCTTCATCCACATTCACTCAGCTTGATGAATCACTATTCCTCTCAAGCAGACTTCGTGCAGATCCCGGTATTTTCTTTTGACGTTCCTGCCGCATCCCTTGTGGGTGGCGTATACATCGATGAATTTTCTGAATCACACACCAAAGATCTTTTGGTACGCGAGCGCATGGGCGCAGCAATTCCGTCTGCGGGCGTGGGCACGTGCATCGGTAAAAATCTAATGTTGAAACTTCAGGATGCACAACAGGGTCAGTTCTTAAAAGAAGACACCCTGACTGAGGACTATCACTTGGGCATGATGACGAAGCAATTGGGTTTTAAATCCAAATTCGCTTGCGTTCAGTACGAAAAAGAAAATGGCAAAAAGGAATTCATCGCGACTCGCGAATACTTCCCGCATTTGATGCAGGCATCGATGCGCCAAAAATCCCGTTGGACTTTGGGAATTGCCTTCCAGGGTATGGACAACCTTTCCTGGAATGGAACTTTCGTCGACAAATACTTTATGTGGAGAGACCGTCGCGGTCCTTTGAACAGCGTCTTGATCGTATTCTCTGCTTTGTTACTGGTTATGTTCGCTTCCGCACGCTCAACAGGACACCTGCCGGAAATTCTGCAAACGAATTTGTTCCAGGCTTTGTTGCTCCTGAATCTTTTGAACATGTCCGTGCGTGTGGTGCAACGAATGAAAGCCGTCTCTCGTACCAATGCGCGTATGCACATTGCGCTGGTCCCCGTCAGATGGCTTCTTGCAAATGTTATTAATATCGGCGCGACAGTGAAAGCTTATCGCCAATACAAAGAAAGTATCAGAACAGGAAAACGCCCGGCGTGGATTAAAACCGAGCACCGTATGCCTGAGCACTTTGGAAAAGAGATTGAGGTTCAAAGCACATGA
- a CDS encoding YdeI family protein has protein sequence MSKKNPKVDAFIKSEKVWPNEAKLMREVCLECGLDEDFKWRFPCYTNNGKNLIMIQTFKNMCALMFFNGVLLKDPKKLLKAPGDNSQVVRRLEFKSQSDVIKVKSAMKALIKESMKANESGAKAPKSAPKSLTMPAELQAQLNKNKKLKAAFEKLTPGRQRLYTMHIASAKQEATRIARVENCIPKIMKGLGLND, from the coding sequence ATGAGCAAAAAGAATCCAAAAGTGGATGCATTCATTAAGTCAGAGAAAGTATGGCCAAATGAAGCAAAACTGATGAGAGAAGTCTGCTTGGAATGTGGCCTCGATGAAGATTTCAAATGGCGTTTTCCTTGTTACACAAATAACGGCAAAAATCTGATCATGATTCAGACTTTCAAAAACATGTGCGCTTTGATGTTCTTTAATGGCGTACTTTTGAAAGATCCAAAAAAGCTTTTGAAAGCTCCTGGTGACAACTCCCAAGTGGTCAGAAGACTCGAGTTCAAATCGCAAAGTGATGTGATCAAAGTTAAGTCTGCGATGAAAGCACTGATCAAGGAATCAATGAAAGCCAATGAATCTGGTGCGAAGGCTCCTAAGTCTGCTCCGAAATCTTTGACGATGCCTGCAGAGCTTCAAGCTCAGTTAAATAAGAACAAAAAACTGAAGGCAGCTTTCGAAAAGCTAACTCCAGGTCGCCAAAGACTCTATACAATGCATATTGCCTCTGCCAAACAAGAAGCGACTCGCATCGCTCGAGTTGAAAACTGCATCCCCAAAATCATGAAGGGCTTGGGATTAAACGATTAA